A genomic region of Raphanus sativus cultivar WK10039 chromosome 6, ASM80110v3, whole genome shotgun sequence contains the following coding sequences:
- the LOC108810960 gene encoding reticulon-like protein B13 isoform X1, with protein sequence MANDVTKDTSPKSEDTLEDIYLWRRKKLAFSVLFVSTATWILINIYGFSSITIVSWAAMAIVSIVFLWGSLLRLLSKVEPDLSGLEVSDEFVAETVGSCRKLMEEMVRWMFRVGAESEWFVFAGTILGFWILSRIGNLLDFHTFLFIGLVIGLTVPKLWEKNGDRLQKLSKNLKDRSNEAYDNCREKILKMKNKLQHGTEEKVKKAE encoded by the exons ATGGCCAACGATGTGACCAAAGATACATCACCTAAATCTG AAGATACTTTGGAGGACATTTACTTATGGAGGAGGAAGAAACTAGCCTTCTCTGTACTTTTTGTCTCAACAGCGACGTGGATTTTGATCAATATTTATGGTTTCAGTTCTATAACCATTGTTTCTTGGGCAGCCATGGCCATCGTCTCTATAGTCTTCCTTTGGGGAAGTTTACTTCGTCTTCTCAGCAA GGTTGAACCGGACTTGTCAGGGTTAGAAGTGTCGGACGAGTTTGTAGCAGAGACCGTGGGGTCGTGCCGAAAGCTAATGGAAGAAATGGTTCGATGGATGTTCAGGGTCGGTGCTGAGAGTGAATGGTTTGTTTTCGCTGGAACCATTTTGGGGTTCTGGATCTTGTCAAGAATAGGAAACCTTCTCGATTTCCACACTTTTCTCTTCATCG GTTTAGTGATCGGCTTGACAGTTCCGAAGTTGTGGGAGAAGAATGGAGATCGACTACAAAAGCTATCAAAGAATCTTAAAGATAGATCAAACGAAGCGTATGATAACTGTCGTGAGAAGATtttgaaaatgaagaacaagtTACAGCATGGAACAGAGGAGAAAGTTAAAAAAGCAGAGTAA
- the LOC108810960 gene encoding reticulon-like protein B13 isoform X2 encodes MANDVTKDTSPKSDTLEDIYLWRRKKLAFSVLFVSTATWILINIYGFSSITIVSWAAMAIVSIVFLWGSLLRLLSKVEPDLSGLEVSDEFVAETVGSCRKLMEEMVRWMFRVGAESEWFVFAGTILGFWILSRIGNLLDFHTFLFIGLVIGLTVPKLWEKNGDRLQKLSKNLKDRSNEAYDNCREKILKMKNKLQHGTEEKVKKAE; translated from the exons ATGGCCAACGATGTGACCAAAGATACATCACCTAAATCTG ATACTTTGGAGGACATTTACTTATGGAGGAGGAAGAAACTAGCCTTCTCTGTACTTTTTGTCTCAACAGCGACGTGGATTTTGATCAATATTTATGGTTTCAGTTCTATAACCATTGTTTCTTGGGCAGCCATGGCCATCGTCTCTATAGTCTTCCTTTGGGGAAGTTTACTTCGTCTTCTCAGCAA GGTTGAACCGGACTTGTCAGGGTTAGAAGTGTCGGACGAGTTTGTAGCAGAGACCGTGGGGTCGTGCCGAAAGCTAATGGAAGAAATGGTTCGATGGATGTTCAGGGTCGGTGCTGAGAGTGAATGGTTTGTTTTCGCTGGAACCATTTTGGGGTTCTGGATCTTGTCAAGAATAGGAAACCTTCTCGATTTCCACACTTTTCTCTTCATCG GTTTAGTGATCGGCTTGACAGTTCCGAAGTTGTGGGAGAAGAATGGAGATCGACTACAAAAGCTATCAAAGAATCTTAAAGATAGATCAAACGAAGCGTATGATAACTGTCGTGAGAAGATtttgaaaatgaagaacaagtTACAGCATGGAACAGAGGAGAAAGTTAAAAAAGCAGAGTAA